Proteins encoded by one window of Geobacter sp. DSM 9736:
- a CDS encoding cytochrome c3 family protein: MKGRRLLAIIAVFSGMIISAACSRIASLPAGHPEPLAEGKVACSECHEDAVRGVLKPYASFDHSVSFIRSHRLYAQRDDRLCATCHQSSFCNDCHVNRVEIKPSLKYGERPDREFMHRGDYLTRHKIDGKLDPTGCYRCHGRMNNKQCVACHR; this comes from the coding sequence ATGAAGGGACGTCGTCTCTTGGCGATAATCGCAGTATTCAGCGGAATGATCATTTCGGCGGCCTGCAGCAGAATCGCCTCTCTTCCCGCAGGGCATCCGGAGCCGCTTGCGGAAGGGAAGGTTGCTTGCAGCGAGTGCCATGAGGATGCGGTTAGAGGCGTTCTCAAGCCCTATGCTTCCTTCGATCACTCCGTTTCCTTCATCAGAAGCCACCGGCTCTATGCCCAGCGCGACGACAGGCTATGCGCAACGTGCCACCAGAGCTCATTCTGCAATGACTGTCACGTGAACCGTGTGGAGATAAAGCCTTCGCTCAAGTATGGGGAACGCCCTGACCGGGAATTCATGCACCGAGGGGACTATCTCACGCGCCACAAGATCGACGGCAAGCTCGATCCGACAGGCTGTTACCGCTGCCACGGCAGGATGAACAACAAACAGTGCGTTGCCTGCCACCGATGA
- the nifS gene encoding cysteine desulfurase NifS — protein sequence MKEVYVDNNATTKVDEAVFEEMRPYFCELYGNPSSMHFFGGQVQKKVDEARSRVAALLGASPDEIIFTSCGTESDNAAIRSALEVFPERRHIITTRVEHPAVLTLCRNLSKRGYRVTELNVDSSGRLDLDELKRAVDDDTAIVSVMYANNETGVVFPVEEVGAIVKEKGAIFHTDAVQAVGKIPLNMATSTIDMLALSGHKLHAPKGCGAMYLRKGVPFRPFMIGGHQEKSRRAGTENTASIIALGKACELAGMHLKDEDTRVRGMRDRLERELMKLVPKARINGDGAERLPNTLSIAFEFVEGEAILLLLSEKGICASSGSACTSGSLEPSHVLRAMGVPFTCAHGSIRFSLSRFNTDQEIDLIIREVPPIIQRLREISPFGREYTK from the coding sequence ATGAAGGAGGTATATGTAGACAATAACGCCACCACCAAAGTCGATGAGGCCGTATTCGAGGAGATGCGCCCCTATTTCTGCGAACTGTACGGCAACCCCAGTTCGATGCACTTCTTTGGCGGGCAGGTCCAGAAAAAAGTGGATGAAGCACGAAGCCGCGTTGCAGCGCTGCTTGGAGCATCGCCAGACGAGATTATTTTCACTTCCTGCGGAACTGAGAGCGACAATGCGGCGATTCGTTCAGCCCTTGAAGTTTTTCCTGAACGCAGGCACATCATAACTACCCGCGTCGAGCATCCTGCTGTCCTTACCCTCTGTCGGAACCTCTCCAAACGGGGCTACCGGGTGACGGAGCTGAACGTAGATTCATCGGGGAGGCTTGATCTCGACGAACTGAAGCGGGCTGTCGATGATGACACCGCCATTGTATCTGTCATGTATGCAAACAATGAAACAGGGGTCGTCTTTCCTGTCGAGGAAGTCGGTGCCATAGTAAAGGAAAAGGGGGCGATTTTTCACACCGACGCTGTCCAGGCTGTGGGGAAGATACCGCTGAATATGGCAACTTCGACCATAGACATGCTTGCCCTTTCGGGTCACAAACTCCATGCACCGAAAGGGTGCGGCGCCATGTACCTCCGCAAGGGAGTGCCGTTCCGGCCGTTCATGATAGGCGGGCACCAGGAGAAGAGCCGTCGGGCGGGCACTGAAAATACGGCTTCCATCATCGCGCTCGGCAAGGCGTGTGAACTGGCTGGAATGCACCTGAAGGACGAGGATACCCGAGTACGGGGTATGCGGGACCGGTTGGAGCGGGAGCTGATGAAGCTTGTTCCGAAGGCAAGGATCAATGGCGATGGTGCCGAAAGGCTGCCCAACACCCTTTCAATTGCATTCGAATTTGTGGAAGGGGAAGCTATCCTGCTCCTGCTGAGCGAAAAAGGAATCTGCGCGTCCTCCGGCAGTGCCTGTACCTCCGGGTCGCTCGAACCATCCCACGTACTGCGGGCGATGGGGGTTCCGTTCACCTGCGCTCACGGCTCCATCCGCTTCTCGCTATCGCGATTCAACACCGACCAGGAGATCGACCTCATCATTCGAGAAGTGCCTCCTATCATTCAGCGACTGCGGGAGATATCGCCGTTCGGGCGGGAATATACAAAGTAA
- the nifU gene encoding Fe-S cluster assembly protein NifU, with translation MWDYTEKVKDHFLNPRNVGEIEDADAVGEVGSLACGDALKLFIKLDEKKERIVDARFQTFGCGSAIASSSALTEMVKGKTLDEALKISNQEIADFLGGLPEEKMHCSVMGQEALEVAIAKYRGGPLPTHQDHDHAAMEGEIVCKCFGLTDQFLKKVIASNKLHTAEQVTHFTKAGGACGGCIPRIKELIAEVVGGQAKEAPKKPERLTNLRKMQLIQETLEKEVRPQLWADGGDLELIDIDGSRVQIAFRKACAGCVSSGNTAKFVEMRLRELVADDIVIEEVEG, from the coding sequence ATGTGGGATTACACTGAAAAAGTTAAAGATCATTTCTTGAATCCGAGAAATGTTGGTGAAATAGAGGATGCGGATGCAGTCGGAGAAGTTGGCAGCCTTGCATGTGGTGATGCACTCAAGCTGTTTATCAAGCTTGACGAGAAGAAGGAGCGGATTGTCGACGCCCGGTTCCAGACCTTCGGCTGTGGAAGCGCAATCGCCTCTTCGTCGGCCCTTACCGAGATGGTTAAGGGAAAGACCCTCGACGAGGCGCTGAAGATATCCAACCAGGAAATAGCAGATTTCCTAGGTGGGCTGCCCGAAGAAAAGATGCACTGTTCCGTCATGGGGCAGGAAGCCCTGGAAGTGGCCATTGCCAAGTACAGGGGAGGACCGCTTCCTACTCATCAGGACCATGATCATGCAGCGATGGAAGGAGAGATCGTCTGCAAGTGCTTCGGGCTTACCGATCAGTTCCTCAAGAAGGTAATTGCCTCCAACAAGCTCCACACGGCAGAGCAGGTGACCCACTTTACCAAGGCAGGGGGTGCCTGCGGCGGCTGTATCCCGCGCATCAAGGAGCTGATTGCCGAAGTGGTGGGTGGACAGGCCAAAGAAGCTCCGAAGAAACCGGAGCGGCTCACTAACCTGCGTAAGATGCAGCTGATCCAGGAAACTCTGGAGAAAGAGGTGCGTCCGCAGCTGTGGGCTGACGGTGGGGACCTTGAGTTGATCGACATCGACGGTAGCCGGGTTCAGATCGCCTTCCGCAAGGCATGTGCAGGGTGCGTGTCTTCCGGCAACACCGCTAAGTTCGTCGAGATGCGGCTGCGGGAGCTGGTTGCGGACGACATAGTAATCGAGGAGGTGGAGGGATGA